The genomic interval gaattttttactttaacgGTCCTCAATAAAAATGGTATATACTGgtaagaaataattcaataaatattttcgcagAAAGTGTTTAATTTTGCgattgaatataaagaaagttGTTTTTGGATATCTACGATACTTTGTCTAATGCGAGTAAAAGTATGAAACAGAcggagaataattaaataaaagaagctTATCCGGTTTTGTTCAGTTCCTGGAGAGAGTGTCATATTTCCagaaattactatttataatttatacaaaacaatatatataaaatatcggtataaatataaaaaccattataaataaaaaccatTAGATCTTATCCTAACATCGCactttcataataattcgCTCCAATTTGTTAATCCTGCATTCGTAACGCAACGAATGTTCGTCAAAGGAAAGGCCCCGCTTTCCGATTTCTATCCGATTTCTATGCGTGTCGTAACCACCCGTATTCTCACGTTTCTCTCGCGAAATTCCAATAAAGGTCCACGCCAATAAAGGtccaattatcatttaaaactgTACATAACAAtccaatagaaaaaaaaaaattttcactctAACATCGATCTTTCTCCTTCGAATTAAAAACAGTATTATATTGATTCCTAAAAATTCTATCTTAATGTAGCCTCGAGGCTACATCTTCTCCTCCTTCACAGTCGAGAAGTTGCCGCAGTCGCTGTTTACGTTCTTCAGTACAGCCCCGCCGAAGACACGCACGGGCGTTCTCGTCCACGAGATCAGCATCAACGATCCGCCTATGAACGGGCTTCCCCTGCCGATCTCGCAGCGCACGTACGACAGTCTCACTAATTGCAGCCCGAGAGACCGCTCGTTCCTCCTCCGGATCACTCCCGAAGGAGAGATGACGAATTCGACGAGCGGCAAAGACGTCGCGTCCTCGGCGTATCGTCGCCCGCGTTGATTAGAAGTCGGTGCCCTCGTTCTCGCTCGATCTCGCCCGTAATCGATGCCGCGCAGTTGCATCAGTTTCGTTGGAATCCCGGCAAAAAGCGGAGCCACCACCGTGGCGTAACGCGAGGCGGCGCGGGACACTTGAATCGAGTCGTGGGTGTCGAAAGCGGAGGACAAGAGGAGATTGAAGCCAACGATCGATCCCTCGATCCCGTCGTCCAGCCCTTTGTCGAAGTCAGTGTACTCTTGGCCAACCACGATGTCCCCTCCGCTCGGGATCGTATGATCTATCGTctgaaatttagatttttttttttttttttcactctcttaatatattttatattaaaataaatacgaacCTCGTAAGAGCGACCTTGGGCCCGAAGCCGGCCATCGATCCAAAGGCCGTAACGACCAGCCTGATTCTCCCAGCTCACGCACAAATGGTACCATCGATTCTCTAGAATGTCGACACTCGCGGCGAATACGTTGTTGCCCCCGATCTCGAGGTGAACACTCGTCCCGCGAGGCGCTATCCACGAACGCGCGAGCCGTTCCCGCTCGTTCTCTGTCGGGGAAGCGAACGCACGGCAGCATTATAAACCTCTCCTCTCGGAAAAGAATGTAGGTAAAGTAGAGGCGAGAACGATGGAACGCGACCACGAAACGCTTATTTGTTATTACTGTTAGGTGAAAATACTTTTCACGGGTATACTTTCTTCGCGTTGTAAATGTGTGATAAAAGTGTGCATGTGAGATCGTGAGGCgttttacgtttctttagaaGAAACTTTTTACTTACTCGAGTACGAAAATATCGGATGAGAATGGGTGAGATCGTAGGATTCCATCCACAGGCAGAAGGTGAATTCGGTTAATTTTGGCACGGGTAATTCCCAACGTAGAAACTGATAACGAGGAGGAATAGAAgggttgattatttttttaggattaattaactttttaattaaggTAGATTTTTCTAGAACGAATTCCATTTTTGCAACGCGCGTTTAATTAATCTCTTAAGTACACGGGATTAAGTAATGGGAGGCTGTTAAAGGTATATATAACTGGTAGAATGGATTAGTTCTACGTTCttgaataatcgataatgACGAGGGCGATGCACGGATACGCCAAAAATAGATACTCGGTGAAAATAGATTCATTACCAAGTTAGGGGATCTTGGAGGATTTTGCACGTATCTGGAaccttatttttcatttgactAAAGGAAGAACGtgctttgaattaaataaacagaTTGAATTATCTCGTCGTATTAAGTATATTAAGTAATTAGTATTTCTCACCTGAATGTATCCTTTCTGAGTGAGCTCCACCTTGTGCATAGGAGTTCCGTGTAGCTTCTTTTCCGCAAACGTTGATTTGACGCAGAAAAGAATGGCCAGATACAGTAAGATCAAACGAACAGGATTGATCGTACCTTTGCGAAtgatattcgataattttcccATCTTGATTCGTTCATCCCTTTCCACTTGATAAATTTCcgaataatatttcctttaatttcgtttcggATGGAAAGTGGAATTCGTTTTGCCATGCGTCGAAACTCGAGAAGGAGAAACGATGCCGGTGTGGCGAACAGTCGACGGGAGTAAAGAATACTAAAGCAAGACTGGTGGCAAAGTGGGCGAGAGCACGGCCTCGTGAGCAGGATTGGTAAAGAGGGAGGAGACTTGCCACTTGACGTTTGATTTTGACCTgaagtaattttttgaaagaattgcCTCTTCGCAAGTTCCGATGTGTTGTTCGTTcctatttaattaacaaggATCCAATTGTTGGACGATACGATCGGGGAAAATCGATGTTAGTTCGTATTTCTGGAAAAAGGAGAATCGATTGAACGTGTAATTAGAATTCGTAACGGAATTTAGAATTGATTTGCCGATTCACAACTGCCCCAATCATTGATCAAACGtatgtaaaatgaaaatcattttcgTCCGATTATAGAAGTTAATTGTGGTTATGTTTCGATTTATGTCCACTGCTCGCTACTGTTGTTCGACATCGCTCGGGATTGTTCGGAATTGGTCGGGTATATTCGTGGCTATCCACGAAAAGTTATCTCTAATAATTGACTGTTGTGTTATTCGACACCGGTTTAAGGTCATTGTTGTTGACGTTAGAGAGCCAGAGCGAgataaaatagagaatatttgtaaacttaataataattgaaaaaggtaaataaaaagaatagaaaatttgttttgacaattataatattaataataattaaataataatattaaatattattatagaaatcataaataacttcgatttttgttttgaatgaataatataagaaagcaTAGTGAGAAAATAGCCTCGAGTCCTATATCTAACGAATTCATGATTATGTATCTAGATATCTCTATTCGATCTGAtacttgaataataattacgaaacttttttttatgaaacataAGTGTTGGATAacgttttaacaaaatttacgagaagaaatttcgaaatcttgctggtatttttttcgatcttgACAAGcgtaatgatagaaatttataaggCTTTCGACGTGATTtgttataaaagtatttaagaGATGCGCAATTCCTGctcaaatttttgtaaagcCTTTATGTAATTTCTTCTCGTTGCATGAAACGTTATTTCTACGAGGGGATCTAGAACGCGATGTGAAAATCCTCGTGTCTTTTTATGATTCGGTAAAATCAGCATGAAATCGACGTCGCGTCACCGCAAACCgtgcataaatataaaacgtaaCGTCTGAATTCGCCTTGATCTGTATCATTTTCATTGCCACTAATATGAAACGACATCGTGACTCGTgcgttcttctcttttctttctcttttttcatgcGGTTTCTCTCGAGCCGcgtttctataatattaaaacagatTTCAAATAAGAACACGCTCGAAAAATCGTTACGcgcttgaattttttatacacaGTGCTTTCTAATATTCGTTACATGcatataagtattttaaaactGACTAAATATTACTTATCTTTTATCGAAACAACAAACAATTGCAACAAAAATtacaacttttaataatttcacttaataaatatgtatcgtttcgtttttaattgcaatttatagCACACGTGTATTTAGATCGTAGATAAATAACGTGAGAAACGATTTATGCACATAatcttaacctaacctaatctgTTTGCATTAcaattatctttaatcttaaatcttaAAGGAATATGACTTAAAATACTTTACtcagaaaattaaatgataattacaaaatatacttttacaaaatatcttaAAGTCATCAAACATGATACATCAAATTTTACGTACAGCTTaagattcgtaaaaaaaaaagaaaatagaaacttCAATGACACTTTGACTATTTTTGTTTCAGACGGCGAAGAACTCGACTTCCGGGAATAGCGGATACTATGTCGGAGGAAGCAGCACTCTGCCACGAGGAGGACAACTAATGAGGGCGTACAGTCCGGCGGCGTCGTCTGTGGTCGGAGGACCAAACGCGACGCCGACACAACCGAAACCTCTCGCCACTCCAGGTACACGAATATCCGCGATAATTGTGACACGATTATAGAGGCGATTACGTAAGTTTCACGAGGGTGGGTTTTTGATATTTGGCATTGTTTCGGCCGATAAAACAACAATGCAAATGATGATTTCGAGTCTTCGCGCGCCAAATAATTCGCTTTCACGCCTTGTACTTGTCACCTTGTATCCCATGCTTGCGCCATATATCTATTCTAGCTTCGGCCGACTCGGTCGGTAACGCATTCGTTCGTCTTTGCAACGATCCTTTTTTCGTATCCTCGAGATGTTTGAAAGTGAATGTAGATATGACAAAAAGAAtcatgattttgattttaatacaatatggTGTATTAACACATATATTACGAGTATTCTAATctgtgtaatttttattaaatatatgtatatttgtgtccagatattatttcatatttataggTTATCCACAAATTGTCATGATGTATGACAAGGCAAAGTAACAATAAGATTATTaagctttttaatatatatactaatattttatagtatagaTTGTTCTTTAATATGAAAACTTTTgtggataattatatttaaacatatatatttgtattttaatttgtataatttttaaaacatgaatactatttataaatttcgagaatgtataaatatattgaaacacTGCCTCcgctattaaatatttattcgattaattctccgttttttatatataaaatatcaaattccattctttttttttttttgaatggtAACAACGACAAAAgtaacgatattattttcctttttttgacgttaaatcgtaattttttttccgataaaattttaatatccgcacgttttaaaaattatacgaattaaaACGCTAAAAATCACACAGAATTGAATACCGATATATTTAATCCTCGGAATAGGtatgattgaataataatcttataaaatccacattttaaacatttttcattacgCTTAATCTCTcgtcaatttttgattttgaacttGTTTTCACATTTTCTGTGTTATTCCAAAACTATCCTAGTTACTATCATTCTACAAGTATTAATCTTTTGATCCGGTCGGTATTAAACCGATAATCGGATTAAATCATGTAAATCAATTTAGATCTACTAATAGATACGGATCATCTTCTCGTACGTACTCCATTATCGTACCCGACATTCCGAGGGttgatacacacacacacacacacacacacgcgcgcgcgcgcgcgcggacTTCTGATAGATTCCTCTGTGCTCGCCATGCATATTATATTCTCCGCACGCTGCGACTACTCTTCTCGATCAAGTATCGAGTACCTATCTAACATCAATGCATATACCGATCCTTCAgcttgtttaaatattaacaaattacaaatGCTCGATCGTGTCCCCCCATATCAACGATCCAACGAGTACATACTCGTTTGAATCGTTTCGCATAAAGCACGTAAGCTTTTGAATATCCtttcccttcccccccccTCAAAGGGATATGGAAGCACGAATCCTTTGTGTGTGATATGTGCGCGTGCGCCGTCCGTTCGATCGGCGATCACGGGAGGTTGCCGCGATTCGCGTTCGTCGACTCGAGAGACTTTGTCGAGAACCGACCGTCGTTGATGAAGAACGATCGACGACGGTCCGTTTCGCGTCTTTGCTATGACGCGCTGCAAGAGTGCATACAAAGGGAATTTTACATTAAGGGTAAGATGACGAAATTGCTTGAAATTTCAtgctctataatttttaaaaagaagattctGTAACacgacgatatttttattaattaaaaaaaattaaggtggattttttgaaaatccatAAAGGATAGAATGTATAGAATGATTTCACACAATTCCTATTATCACACAATTTTAATCTtcgtttgaattattattactatttttaatatcctgTCACTGACAAATCTTGTAGGCACCACATATACACGCACACAAACACAAAGATTATAAGTCTAATACATCACATCTCTGACACGgctaaattaatcttaaattaatattacagatGATTACACACTGTTCTTTCCTATTATCGTCATCTTAATATACCTCGATTCTAATTGTTTCCAAAAGTAAAGAAGTCGCGAACACTTCTGTCATGATAGAAATCGTGCACTTTTGCCAAGCGAATTAGCAAGGAATGAATTCGGGGAGAAACGCGACGTGCACCGGATCAGCTGGGTACATTGGTTTTTGTTTGGTTTTCCGGATGGTTGGATAGGTGGTGGCGGGGTGCCGCCGGCCAAGCCGCTTCGCAGCTACCAGTGTGGTAAGAGTCCCCTTGGAAGCCTGGGGGGCTCGGCTCGCTTCTCTAGAGACAGCTCGGTCTCCCTCTATAGTATAGCAGGTCAGTAGTATCCTTAAAAcaactcccccctcccttcggAAACCTCGATCCTCGAGCGCGATGATTTTCATTGTCCGAAACCCGATTTCGATTTTGTCCAACGGCGTGGTGGTGACtcgttcgaaaggaaaaaaaaaagaaaaaggaggtcGAGGATTTCCGTTATGGGTCATTGGAAACAGACGCGTACTATTTGCTCTCGAATTCGTGCGCGAAAgtagaaagaagaagacgacAAGATTCTGGCGAGAGAGAAAGCATTCGAGCGCGGTGAAACTCGCGGGCATAAAACCGAGAGGCgaggttatatatatatacttacatatcTACGAGGAAAGTTTGATTATGGAGGAGGCGGTTTGGTCGTAACGGAACGGCttcgaaagggagaaagatcCTGGAATTGGCTTTTCGAGATTCGGTCGAACGAGACGCGACCCCTTGAAAGACTTAAAGTATTTTGTAATGTATACGTACGGTCCGTCCAGAGATATACCGAGGTCGTAAAATTGGCCGAGCGGAAAAGTACGAATTTAGCCGATGATTGCCGAAGGTAGTCGTACATTACGGGAAGAATAGCAGCGAGCTCGAGTTTCATATAGGATTAACTCGCATGGAAtaagttaaaaagaaataaattatattctttgaaacatttgaaatatttattattattaaggcTAGATAATTGGCGATAAATGGAAAAGATTAAACATATcactcgataatttttctattttattgattaagtagaaattctgaaaattatatcaacgttttgaaatttattaactcgATTAACGCGACAAATAACTTCCCTATTTCTCTGGACGAACATAACCTCCCTCATGTGGCATATCTGAAGTAGAGCATTGCCGTCAAAACCTGATGTCGTGTCCCACTGTCATGTCACCGTAAAATTCGTAGGAATTTTGATATCCCGTAAGAAGCACGCTCGGAACGtacattttgtattattatcgaCCCCTATTTGATCGATCATTCATTCTCCTCTCGCGTCGCGACATTTTTAGCCCTGACAAGgactaaaaatttctctccatACACGGAAAAAATGATGTGCAGGCAATTGCCATCTATATCCTTGCGCTAATCTTTGCGATTCTGCAGATCGATTGCATGGGGAAAGCGGTTATATGAGCAGTCCCGAAAGAGGTGGAGGAGTTGGTTCTGGAACGGGAAGATACCCACCCGGCCCCTACAGCGCAGGAAGCAGCTACGAGGATCCGTACTATTCGCAATATTCGGGCACTGTGACACCTGTCATTGACGAGGAAGCCAGGTAACCGGAGTTTcacaatatatctttttagttGTTTCGTCATCTCGCTTCATTGGTAGTCTGatttcaatcatttaaatctttcttcatcattttcatataagatgaattgtaaaattgtctatttgtaaaattgttgCCAAACAAAATacggtttattttatttatttataaattaagtagTAATGATATATAACTAGGCGTACATCTGGATATAAACAGCTAGCTGACTTCGGGTCTGTTCGGTAATAGTCGGGCGCAGTCGACTAAAGAGATCTTCCGATCTTACCCGAATATTTCCGAGTCCGTTCCGAGTCTCCTAACGTTGcgatatttcatattgaaaCAATTCATCTTATgcatcgaaattatatttacaaatttcgtGTAtgcaaataagattaaaaagaaaagaatcacaACGCGTGCGAAAGGATAGATAATTCGTGactcgaagagaaaaatcgtTGTCGCGAATGATTTGTGGATGGCTGATAGCGCGGATACGTATATCTCTGTTGTGGGTGGTGCAGCGATACGGAGCTGTTGGAGGAATCGTACAGCCTTTACGGTGTGAAACCGCCAGGCCGTCCACCGTCCGGTCCTCCGCGATCTCCGTTTCCCCCAGGGGCACCACCACCTTTGCCACCTGGTAGTCAGAGCTACGACGCTACTCGGTACTGAGCTACCTTCTCTAATTTTCGATAGAGTcgcgatacatatataaaatgtacataGACGAGTCCGGATTCCGCGTTCAGCCCTTTGGATCGGAATCCAGGGTCTGATCGTGGCCGGTCGCACCTACTTAATGTTATGTATCGTCTGGttagagtatatatatatatacgaatgcGCTTGTGTAtgcgtcctcgtcgtcgttctcgtcgtcgtcatcgtcgtcgtctaTAGATATACCACGACCACCGTTCcaagggagaaggaaggaaacgatATTCGAATCTATCACGCCAGAACGGAGGATAGCGAAAGAGTAACGACTATGGAAAGTGAAAAGTGTGCTAGCTTCCCTCATCTCCCTTAGCCCCGGTTATTTATACTCGTTCACTGTCCGTTCGTGCCTGTGTGGATAATATTCCACGATATCCCGCGTTTCGAGTTCATCGATCGACATTCTCGTCGATTCCATTAAGCCGGGGAAGCTTGCTCGCTTTGAAACAAATGGCACATTAGCGTCTAGATATATGGCCACGAATTTGTCCATTTACGCGACCACAAATTGTTCCTATCTTCCCtgtattataatgatttaattactattggattattgaaataagaaaaatataatttccttttttctttttatattttatcgtgataatattgttttaatcaaatcgttataatttttacacgattatatttaaattgattttaagttttaaataggtaaataatttttatctcggtCTATCTGTTTTATCTAGATTTTTctgtttctctcctttttattcttattgatGCATGCGATAACACCGCGAATCAAATAATAGCGATCAATTCGTGGAAATGGATGTTACCGTATCTCCGTGCTCGgctttttcgttgaaaaatacgAATTCTCCCCGGAACGGGTGTTGTTTCGTTCGGTGCATGTTATATAGTGTATACTCGAGGCATGCATGGAAACAGATAAGCTGCGTTCAATGGTGGAAACGCAGAGTTCTCCGTTCGGGATTCGAGGAAGGCGATCgacttttgaaaatgaaaattcaaattttctcaaataaacgTATATACGCTATGGCGTATGTGACGACAATTATTTTTGGGGAAAAATTGGCGTCCCTTTCGATGATATACTACTGCGTACATGGTACTGTGGATCACACGGTGGAATGTAGCATGCCGATTAGCGGTCGTAGAAAGAATGTGTATATCGAGCGCTTTTGTGTATAGCGTTCTAGCGACAGTAGGCTTTAGAAGTAATAATCTCGCGGGTTATGCGCAACGATTCTTGCACGCGACTCTGAATTATcgtcaattgatatttttcttatatgtatAAGCATACCATATGCATCCTGTGGAACGCTTTTTTGGAAAGACACACCAACGTGTTTCGATCTTAGACCTAGAATTTGTTTCGTTCGATCCTTGGTCCCGCCATCTAGCGGGAGCCGGGAATATTATTCGTGTTAATATCGATTAACCGATATCTGCTTCGTTCGTTGCTCTAGGATAAGGGTAGAGCACATGGAGAGACAGTTGGCCAACCTGACAGGACTAGTGCAGAAAGCTCTCACCCATGCACCGCACACGAGCCCATCACCACGTGATTACTTGCAAGTTCCCGCGGGACGTGATCCTTACGCGAGAGGGCCAGGTACGTTATCGCTCGTACGATCGCTTTTTTACCGACCTTTCTCTCCACTGTTCGCTCCAACGTCTGCGCGtagtgtttatattttttttcctcccgttttttttctcgcgtttATATCTCCGGTTTCTGCGAAAGGAACGTTGTTTCTTGTAGTTTTTTTCGCGtcgttttgttttctttctttccttctttctctccttcggtGTCCTTCGAtccatttttctcttcccgtttattttcaatcagTCTCTTGCGTTTTCGCCTACCGATTCGCCTCGACAAGAAATAAATCTATCCTTTCTGTCCATTATCGCGTCTCGTCGATACGAACCATTATcgcattatttcttttcgattcgatctttCGTCGCACTTAGAAACACTAGAAGCGTTAGCTCGTTTCGTTGAACGGATTTTATTCTGCGACGCTTTACCGCCTCTctccgttctctctctctctttctctttctctctgtctgcGTGAATGTTCATCCATCCTTCCCGCCCCCCCCCCTTCTTTAgcttttcttcgatcgttcgCCGCGTTCTCTTCGACTCTCCCTCTTTCTAAATATCGTGTTAGACGATAAAAACCAACTGGATTCGATTTTATATCCGCATCGAAGAAAGCGGAACAGACATCCGTAAGGGGGCTGTCTGCGAAGCTTACATCTTTGATTAGATGTAAAGATAGGTTTTCGCACCACGATTTATGCGATGGCAGTGGTATAATGATGTCCgcgtatcgaatttttttttttttataactttttcatGAATTACTTGATTGAATGATGgaaaacgagataaaaaaagattgatgCAATTGTTACTACTGCTACGTGTAACGCGGTGTTAAAAAGTTTCCTGAAACCCTGCTGTACAACTGCTTTGTTATTCCGACTGACGCACACACCAGGC from Apis mellifera strain DH4 linkage group LG8, Amel_HAv3.1, whole genome shotgun sequence carries:
- the LOC102656248 gene encoding uncharacterized protein LOC102656248 — encoded protein: MGKLSNIIRKGTINPVRLILLYLAILFCVKSTFAEKKLHGTPMHKVELTQKGYIQFLRWELPVPKLTEFTFCLWMESYDLTHSHPIFSYSKNERERLARSWIAPRGTSVHLEIGGNNVFAASVDILENRWYHLCVSWENQAGRYGLWIDGRLRAQGRSYETIDHTIPSGGDIVVGQEYTDFDKGLDDGIEGSIVGFNLLLSSAFDTHDSIQVSRAASRYATVVAPLFAGIPTKLMQLRGIDYGRDRARTRAPTSNQRGRRYAEDATSLPLVEFVISPSGVIRRRNERSLGLQLVRLSYVRCEIGRGSPFIGGSLMLISWTRTPVRVFGGAVLKNVNSDCGNFSTVKEEKM